Proteins co-encoded in one Candidatus Nomurabacteria bacterium genomic window:
- a CDS encoding NAD(P)H-dependent oxidoreductase encodes MHIIDALKWRYATQKFDTNKDIPEETLTEILTAGNLAATAYGLQPFEMMVVKDRVIKERLIPASYGQEHAGYNSALIVFATRTDIDEAFIGEYVDRLADARQLPADVAEGIKNTMNGDLGNRTPENRAHWAANQAFIALGTVMAAASEAEVDNHAMLGFDPDQYDEILGLKEYNLHATVILALGYRAPDDAWQHYPKVRKDLEDIVKKI; translated from the coding sequence ATGCACATTATTGATGCGCTCAAGTGGCGCTACGCCACCCAGAAGTTTGATACCAACAAAGACATTCCAGAAGAGACACTTACCGAGATTCTCACCGCAGGCAATCTTGCGGCTACTGCCTACGGTCTCCAGCCGTTTGAAATGATGGTGGTGAAAGACCGAGTCATAAAAGAAAGACTCATCCCCGCCAGCTACGGACAGGAGCACGCAGGATACAACAGTGCTCTTATTGTGTTTGCAACTCGTACCGATATAGATGAAGCGTTTATTGGTGAATACGTCGACCGTCTTGCTGACGCTCGTCAGCTCCCAGCTGATGTAGCAGAAGGTATTAAAAACACCATGAATGGCGATTTGGGTAATCGCACTCCAGAAAACCGTGCCCACTGGGCAGCCAATCAAGCTTTTATTGCACTTGGTACCGTGATGGCCGCTGCGTCTGAGGCGGAGGTAGACAACCATGCCATGCTCGGCTTCGATCCAGACCAATATGATGAGATTCTTGGCCTGAAGGAATACAACCTTCACGCCACGGTAATCCTCGCACTTGGCTACCGTGCACCCGATGACGCTTGGCAACACTATCCGAAAGTGCGCAAAGATTTGGAGGATATTGTAAAAAAAATCTAG
- a CDS encoding helix-turn-helix transcriptional regulator has protein sequence MKKKPQICSECPVSNTAKIVGDFWLLLIVRSLLDGPKRFNELAESLHGISRRTLTQKLHKAEDEELVVRHEYAEAPPRVEYKLTPRGKKMRAIIKAVETFTKG, from the coding sequence ATGAAGAAAAAGCCACAGATTTGTAGCGAGTGCCCCGTTAGCAATACGGCCAAAATCGTTGGAGATTTTTGGTTATTACTTATAGTCCGCTCACTTCTCGACGGACCAAAGCGTTTCAATGAATTGGCGGAATCACTCCATGGCATTAGTCGTCGAACGCTTACGCAGAAACTTCACAAAGCAGAGGATGAAGAGCTGGTTGTACGTCATGAGTACGCCGAAGCGCCACCGCGAGTGGAATACAAACTAACTCCGCGCGGCAAGAAGATGCGCGCCATCATTAAGGCGGTAGAAACATTCACCAAGGGGTAG
- a CDS encoding RNA polymerase sigma factor, whose amino-acid sequence MNEILSDEAIAEAVQNGKVSAFGELVSRYEAKLKRYARKFLSREEDIEDLVQDVFIKAYEHIQSFNTELRFSPWIYRIAHNAFVNELRRKSRYGFGLFDADAILPLIAAPETADQDALDGEVRAELEKYLATLAPKYREVIVLHYFEDLSYQEISDVLQVPVNTVGVRMTRARAQLKKIISNAA is encoded by the coding sequence ATGAATGAAATATTGAGTGATGAAGCAATTGCCGAAGCTGTACAAAATGGTAAGGTTTCCGCTTTTGGTGAGCTTGTTTCGCGCTATGAAGCAAAATTAAAACGATACGCTCGCAAGTTTCTCTCTCGCGAAGAGGATATTGAAGACTTGGTGCAAGACGTTTTTATAAAGGCCTACGAGCATATTCAATCGTTTAATACTGAACTGCGTTTTTCGCCGTGGATATATCGCATTGCACACAACGCGTTTGTGAATGAGCTCAGACGAAAAAGTCGCTACGGATTTGGCCTCTTTGATGCTGATGCAATTTTGCCGCTCATTGCTGCGCCAGAAACTGCGGACCAGGATGCACTTGATGGTGAAGTCCGCGCTGAGCTTGAAAAGTATCTCGCGACACTGGCACCCAAGTATCGTGAAGTAATTGTGTTGCATTACTTCGAAGATCTATCGTATCAAGAGATAAGTGACGTGTTACAGGTGCCGGTAAATACCGTGGGAGTGCGCATGACAAGAGCAAGAGCACAACTAAAGAAGATTATAAGTAATGCTGCATAA